In Piliocolobus tephrosceles isolate RC106 chromosome 6, ASM277652v3, whole genome shotgun sequence, the following are encoded in one genomic region:
- the SPTSSA gene encoding serine palmitoyltransferase small subunit A — translation MAGMALARAWKQMSWFYYQYLLVTALYMLEPWERTVFNSMLVSIVGMALYTGYVFMPQHIMAILHYFEIVQ, via the exons ATGGCGGGGATGGCGCTGGCGCGGGCCTGGAAGCAGATGTCCTGGTTCTACTACCAGTACCTGCTGGTCACGGCGCTCTACATGCTGGAGCCCTGGGAGCGGACGGTGTTCA ATTCAATGCTGGTTTCCATTGTGGGGATGGCACTATACACAGGATACGTCTTCATGCCCCAGCACATCATGGCGATATTGCACTACTTTGAAATTGTACAATGA